A stretch of the Archangium violaceum genome encodes the following:
- a CDS encoding trypsin-like serine protease: MSPSLFVRRWAVASTMSLLVGCGSEALEEKQTQEPVQASEQEIVGGTNTTIAANPWQVSLQSSSGSHFCGGSILNENWILTAQHCVKSGGTVSKPGRVAAGSTTRSGMSTSGQIRQVAEVIVYPGYQDANYGKDVALLRLSTPLDLSGSNVKAIGLVTKADASAGVTNTGVTARVTGWGTLTSGGSTLPDTLQTVDVKIISNSQAQSSYPSESIGADQLGAAAAGKDSCQGDSGGPLTVLKGSTRVLAGVVSWGYGCADSRYPGMYARVSEFESWITSKIGGGGGEPPPSTLLSKTGLSGASSSWQHFAITVPSGATSLTVSQSGGTGDADLYVRAGSQPTTSAYNCRPYEDGNTESCSFSNPTAGTWYVSVRGYSSYSGVSLTATIP, encoded by the coding sequence ATGTCCCCAAGCTTGTTCGTGCGCCGCTGGGCCGTTGCCAGCACGATGTCGCTGCTGGTGGGTTGTGGTTCGGAGGCTCTCGAGGAGAAGCAGACGCAGGAGCCGGTCCAGGCCAGCGAGCAGGAGATTGTCGGCGGAACCAACACGACGATCGCCGCCAATCCCTGGCAGGTGTCGCTGCAGTCCAGCTCGGGCTCCCACTTCTGCGGCGGCTCGATCCTCAACGAGAACTGGATCCTCACCGCGCAGCACTGCGTGAAGTCGGGTGGGACCGTCAGCAAGCCGGGCCGGGTGGCGGCGGGCAGCACCACGCGCAGCGGGATGAGCACCTCCGGGCAGATCCGCCAGGTCGCCGAGGTCATCGTCTATCCCGGCTACCAGGATGCCAACTACGGCAAGGACGTGGCGCTGCTGCGCCTGTCCACTCCGCTGGACCTGAGCGGGTCGAACGTAAAGGCCATCGGCCTCGTCACGAAGGCCGACGCGTCCGCGGGCGTCACCAACACGGGCGTCACCGCGCGCGTCACCGGCTGGGGCACGCTCACCAGCGGCGGCAGCACGCTTCCGGACACGTTGCAGACCGTGGACGTGAAAATCATCAGCAACAGCCAGGCCCAGTCGTCCTACCCGAGTGAGAGCATCGGCGCGGACCAGCTCGGCGCGGCCGCGGCGGGCAAGGACTCGTGCCAGGGCGACAGCGGCGGTCCGCTCACGGTGCTCAAGGGCAGCACGCGCGTGCTGGCCGGCGTCGTCAGCTGGGGCTACGGCTGCGCCGACTCGCGCTACCCAGGCATGTACGCGCGCGTATCGGAGTTCGAGAGCTGGATTACCTCGAAGATCGGCGGTGGCGGCGGCGAGCCGCCGCCGTCGACGTTGCTCTCCAAGACGGGCCTCTCGGGCGCGAGCAGCAGCTGGCAGCACTTCGCCATCACCGTCCCGTCCGGCGCCACCAGCCTCACGGTGAGTCAGTCCGGCGGCACGGGTGATGCGGACCTCTACGTCCGCGCCGGCTCGCAGCCGACGACGAGCGCGTACAACTGCCGCCCGTACGAGGACGGCAACACCGAGAGCTGCTCGTTCAGCAACCCGACGGCCGGAACCTGGTACGTCTCCGTGCGCGGCTACTCGTCGTACTCGGGCGTGTCGCTGACCGCGACCATCCCGTAA
- a CDS encoding vWA domain-containing protein encodes MSFGFPWGLLALGALVPLVAAYFLRRKQKPVVVSALFLWRTPRPRAEAGPRFERFTREASLLLEMLAVVAAALFLADVRLGEDTRTRHLVLVVDGSLSLSARGPDGRPVLEKVRAEAARRVEEEKASRVTLLASGTMPRVLAGPEAEPSRALAALESFRALGADHDVAPTLLWAQELAGPGRRVHFFTDAPPAEGLAVPPAVRWTALGAPRDNVALLSAWRRDEGSTATVTLRVARFGVGPEETEVHAVARPGPGAKEGTERRERVRLPEGGAATLRFTFENAGDVEVSLPTDALPEDGEVRLPPAPERRVRVALAEGLDARARSALERFLSVAPGLELGPGEGALLVGPRGSDARVTVGAGGTVRTFVGPFFVEKGHPLLDDVQLGGVRWAAGGEAPPGRPLMTAGDVVLLSEDEGRLHLNVDLSRSNVQRTPAWPVLLGNLLREVRRSQEGFPRRQLSLGEPLSVVTRSGARYTLKGPEGERSLFGAGSLELPPPAEPGRYTLERDGEPVDVVEVLPLDARESDLRGRGGGDRPAQAGVGDDEGGAPSGRARWPLLVLLAALLADFHLTRRTEVK; translated from the coding sequence ATGAGCTTCGGCTTCCCCTGGGGACTGCTGGCGCTGGGCGCGCTCGTGCCGCTGGTGGCGGCGTACTTCCTACGGCGCAAGCAGAAGCCGGTGGTGGTGAGCGCCCTCTTCCTCTGGCGCACGCCCCGTCCCCGCGCCGAGGCAGGCCCGCGCTTCGAGCGCTTCACCCGCGAGGCCTCGCTGCTGCTGGAGATGCTGGCGGTGGTGGCCGCGGCCCTCTTCCTCGCGGACGTGCGGCTGGGCGAGGACACCCGGACGCGGCACCTGGTGCTGGTGGTGGATGGAAGCCTCTCGCTGTCCGCTCGGGGGCCGGACGGACGCCCCGTGCTGGAGAAGGTGCGGGCGGAGGCGGCCCGGCGCGTGGAGGAGGAGAAGGCCTCGCGCGTGACGCTGCTGGCCAGCGGCACGATGCCACGCGTGCTGGCGGGGCCGGAGGCGGAGCCCTCGCGCGCCCTGGCCGCGCTGGAGTCCTTCCGTGCCCTGGGGGCGGACCACGACGTGGCGCCCACCCTGCTGTGGGCCCAGGAGTTGGCGGGCCCGGGCAGGCGCGTGCACTTCTTCACCGACGCCCCTCCCGCGGAAGGACTGGCCGTGCCCCCGGCGGTGCGGTGGACGGCCCTGGGCGCGCCCCGGGACAACGTGGCGCTGCTGTCGGCGTGGCGTCGGGACGAGGGCTCCACGGCCACGGTGACGCTGCGGGTGGCGCGCTTCGGCGTGGGACCCGAGGAGACGGAAGTCCACGCTGTGGCGAGGCCCGGTCCGGGCGCGAAGGAAGGCACCGAGCGGCGCGAGCGGGTGCGGCTGCCCGAGGGGGGCGCGGCCACGCTGCGCTTCACTTTCGAGAACGCGGGCGATGTGGAGGTGTCCCTGCCCACGGACGCGCTGCCCGAGGACGGTGAGGTCCGCCTGCCGCCCGCCCCGGAGCGCCGGGTGCGCGTGGCGCTGGCCGAGGGACTGGACGCGCGGGCGCGCTCGGCGCTGGAGCGCTTCCTCTCGGTGGCGCCCGGGCTGGAGCTGGGCCCCGGTGAGGGGGCGCTCCTCGTGGGCCCCCGGGGCTCGGACGCGCGGGTGACGGTGGGCGCGGGCGGCACCGTGCGCACCTTCGTGGGCCCCTTCTTCGTGGAGAAGGGCCACCCGCTGTTGGATGACGTGCAGCTCGGCGGCGTGCGCTGGGCGGCTGGCGGCGAGGCTCCCCCGGGCCGGCCCCTCATGACGGCGGGGGACGTGGTGCTCCTCTCCGAGGACGAGGGCCGCCTGCACCTCAACGTGGACCTCTCGCGCTCCAACGTGCAGCGCACGCCCGCGTGGCCGGTGCTGCTGGGCAACCTGCTGCGCGAGGTGCGGCGCTCACAGGAGGGCTTCCCCCGGCGGCAGCTCTCGCTCGGCGAGCCCCTGTCGGTGGTGACGCGCTCGGGCGCGCGCTACACGCTGAAGGGCCCTGAAGGAGAGCGCTCCCTCTTCGGCGCGGGCTCCCTGGAGCTGCCACCTCCCGCGGAGCCGGGCCGTTACACGCTCGAGCGGGACGGCGAGCCGGTGGATGTGGTGGAGGTGCTGCCGCTGGATGCCCGCGAGTCGGACCTGCGCGGTCGCGGTGGGGGGGACAGGCCCGCTCAGGCCGGAGTTGGTGACGACGAGGGAGGCGCTCCTTCTGGCCGGGCGCGCTGGCCCTTGCTGGTGCTGCTGGCGGCGCTGCTGGCGGACTTCCATCTCACGCGGCGCACGGAGGTGAAATGA
- a CDS encoding dioxygenase produces MIENDHDHDKGLEHDLKILAQRTGRRQILQLMAGATLMPLVGCGAGAEEGIGGEGLLTEDGLASCATIPEETQGPYPGDGSNGPNALKLSGIVRSDIRSSIAGATGTAAGVLLTLKLTLVNSRQSCAPLSGYAIYLWQCDRDGKYSMYALPNQNYLRGVQETGSDGTVTFKTIFPGCYDGRVPHLHFEIYPSLAKATSASYKIKTSQIAFPLDVCKTVYSTTGYSVSQTNLSRVSFATDMVFRDGTSLQMASVTGSPTAGYIATLPVGISV; encoded by the coding sequence ATGATTGAAAATGATCACGATCACGACAAGGGCCTCGAGCACGATCTGAAGATCCTGGCGCAGAGGACGGGCCGCAGACAAATCCTGCAGTTGATGGCTGGGGCCACGCTCATGCCCCTGGTGGGCTGCGGGGCCGGCGCCGAGGAGGGCATCGGTGGCGAGGGCCTCCTCACCGAGGACGGGCTTGCGAGCTGTGCGACGATCCCCGAGGAGACCCAGGGGCCGTATCCGGGTGATGGGTCCAACGGACCCAACGCGCTCAAGCTGTCGGGCATCGTGCGCAGTGACATCCGCTCCAGCATCGCCGGTGCAACCGGTACCGCGGCGGGCGTCCTGCTCACGCTCAAGCTCACCCTGGTCAACTCCAGGCAGAGCTGCGCCCCACTGTCGGGCTACGCCATCTACCTCTGGCAGTGTGACCGTGACGGCAAGTACTCGATGTATGCCCTTCCCAACCAGAACTATCTGAGAGGCGTGCAGGAAACGGGCAGCGACGGGACGGTGACCTTCAAGACCATCTTCCCGGGTTGTTATGACGGCCGGGTGCCGCACCTGCACTTCGAGATCTACCCCAGCCTCGCGAAGGCCACGTCCGCCAGCTACAAGATCAAGACCTCGCAGATCGCCTTCCCGTTGGATGTCTGCAAGACGGTGTATTCCACCACGGGGTACAGCGTGAGCCAGACCAACCTGTCCAGGGTCAGCTTCGCCACGGACATGGTCTTCCGGGACGGGACGTCACTCCAGATGGCGAGCGTCACGGGCAGCCCCACGGCGGGTTACATCGCCACCCTGCCGGTGGGCATCTCGGTGTAG
- a CDS encoding ABC transporter permease: MSATVTESAGTAAREEARPGLLERLGDRLNPLVVKEVRQGVRSRVFWVSFGLMLLACLILSMVAYVTSLRASLSSQGQGFFFAFFVCLGVVHFFVIPYSAYRSLAREREDETWVLLLLTGLGPRRILRGKVFSFLVQAGLYASAVGPFLLFSYYLNGIDLPTILLVLTLGASWLVFLTVVAVGAATLADARMGRALVHLVLLALLGLSLMYALVAAYFLSEQGYRVVTRDDDFVKFTIGFLWAMLTYGWLLFETAAARLSLSTENYSRGPRLAFALQVLLSGALLLGWWLAGGQSIHNAQAASCAGCLFLSLTGVFVATDADGQARPLRAATRPWSLLRPGAVRGFRLVILLLLFWTGLCVALYFLSGSSNRFPDAEFLTVLVAPAYSLLFLSLALLVGRLPRSDRLASPAVVRVLFFVLAGLAGALPPLLAVLFGQNAEDPLFNLLNPFIGLENFSDYDYDLGEPKMTPGMLACVWLVAVLTAFAADRALVERERRAHAS; encoded by the coding sequence GTGAGCGCGACGGTCACGGAGAGCGCGGGCACCGCTGCGCGCGAGGAGGCCCGGCCCGGGTTGTTGGAGCGGCTGGGAGACAGGCTCAACCCTCTCGTGGTGAAGGAGGTCCGCCAGGGCGTCCGCTCCCGCGTCTTCTGGGTGAGCTTCGGGTTGATGTTGCTGGCCTGCCTCATCCTGTCGATGGTGGCCTACGTCACCTCTCTGCGCGCGAGCCTCAGCAGCCAGGGACAGGGCTTCTTCTTCGCCTTCTTCGTCTGCCTGGGCGTGGTGCACTTCTTCGTCATCCCCTACAGCGCCTACCGCTCCCTGGCCCGCGAACGCGAGGACGAGACGTGGGTGCTCCTGCTGCTCACCGGCCTGGGGCCCCGGCGGATTCTTCGCGGCAAGGTGTTCTCCTTCCTGGTGCAGGCCGGGCTCTACGCCTCCGCCGTGGGGCCCTTCCTGCTCTTCAGCTACTACCTCAACGGCATCGACCTGCCGACCATCCTCCTGGTGCTCACGCTGGGCGCCTCCTGGCTCGTCTTCCTCACCGTGGTGGCGGTGGGCGCGGCCACGCTCGCCGACGCGCGCATGGGACGTGCCCTGGTGCACCTCGTCCTGCTGGCCCTGCTCGGCCTGTCGCTGATGTACGCGCTGGTGGCGGCCTACTTCCTCAGCGAGCAGGGCTACCGCGTCGTCACCCGCGACGACGACTTCGTCAAATTCACCATCGGCTTCCTCTGGGCGATGCTCACCTATGGGTGGCTGCTCTTCGAGACGGCCGCCGCCCGGCTGTCGCTGTCCACGGAGAACTACTCCCGGGGCCCACGGCTGGCGTTCGCCCTCCAGGTGCTGCTCTCCGGTGCCCTCCTGTTGGGCTGGTGGCTGGCGGGGGGCCAGTCCATCCACAATGCCCAGGCGGCGAGCTGCGCCGGGTGTCTGTTCCTGTCCCTGACGGGGGTCTTCGTTGCCACGGACGCGGACGGCCAGGCCCGGCCCCTGCGCGCCGCCACCCGGCCCTGGTCCCTGCTGCGTCCGGGGGCGGTGCGCGGCTTCCGGCTCGTCATCCTGCTGTTGCTCTTCTGGACGGGCCTGTGCGTCGCGCTCTACTTCCTGTCCGGGAGCTCGAACAGATTCCCCGATGCCGAGTTCCTCACGGTGCTCGTCGCGCCGGCGTACTCGCTCCTCTTCCTCTCGCTGGCGCTGCTGGTGGGGCGCCTGCCGCGCTCGGACCGGCTCGCCTCTCCGGCGGTGGTGCGCGTCCTCTTCTTCGTGCTGGCGGGACTGGCTGGAGCGCTGCCTCCGCTGCTGGCCGTCCTCTTCGGCCAGAACGCGGAGGACCCGCTCTTCAACCTGCTCAACCCCTTCATCGGCCTGGAGAACTTCAGCGACTACGATTACGACCTGGGCGAGCCGAAGATGACCCCGGGGATGCTCGCCTGTGTGTGGTTGGTGGCCGTGCTCACCGCCTTCGCCGCGGACCGGGCCCTCGTGGAGCGCGAGCGCCGGGCCCACGCCTCATGA
- a CDS encoding DUF58 domain-containing protein: MSAHLDFDEAEVARLAPGLVLALPRTPQRGRTGEVRAASAGASLELHDFRTYQPGDDLRQLDWNAVARTGELILRVRQDEVSPRLEVLLDGSRSMALSPRKAGCARELALLATEVGARQGLGPTLLVGGSRPERVLGQVCRSALRAVSFDARDDLYAALGRLPPLRPCGLRVVVSDFLFEAPLPALVSRLAQGASALFLVQVLDAEDLEPTGGEGARLVDAESGAALEELLTEDVLAAYTRRFAEHQKSLSAAAARARAAHLVVPASQSLRALVGGPLRPLFRPAGVA; encoded by the coding sequence ATGAGCGCGCACCTGGACTTCGATGAAGCGGAGGTGGCCCGGCTGGCCCCGGGCCTCGTCCTGGCGCTGCCTCGCACACCCCAGCGGGGCAGGACGGGCGAGGTGCGCGCGGCCTCGGCCGGGGCCTCGTTGGAGCTGCACGACTTCCGCACCTACCAGCCGGGAGACGACCTGCGGCAGCTGGACTGGAACGCGGTGGCGCGCACCGGCGAGCTGATCCTTCGCGTACGCCAGGACGAGGTGTCCCCGCGCCTGGAGGTGCTGCTGGACGGCTCGCGCAGCATGGCGTTGTCGCCGCGCAAGGCCGGGTGCGCGCGCGAGCTGGCGCTGCTGGCCACGGAGGTGGGTGCGCGGCAGGGACTCGGCCCCACGTTGCTGGTGGGTGGCTCGCGCCCGGAGCGGGTGCTGGGCCAGGTGTGCCGCTCCGCCCTGCGCGCCGTCTCCTTCGACGCGAGGGATGACCTGTACGCGGCCCTCGGGCGCTTGCCGCCGCTGCGCCCGTGCGGCCTGCGCGTGGTGGTGAGTGACTTCCTCTTCGAGGCCCCGCTGCCGGCACTCGTGTCGCGGCTGGCGCAGGGGGCCTCGGCCCTCTTCCTGGTGCAGGTGCTGGACGCGGAGGACCTCGAGCCCACGGGCGGCGAGGGCGCGCGGCTGGTGGACGCGGAGAGCGGCGCGGCGCTGGAGGAGCTCCTCACGGAAGACGTGCTGGCCGCGTACACGCGACGCTTCGCCGAGCACCAGAAGTCCCTCTCGGCCGCGGCGGCGAGGGCCCGGGCCGCCCACCTGGTGGTCCCCGCGTCCCAGTCCCTGCGCGCGCTGGTGGGAGGTCCGCTGCGGCCCCTCTTCCGCCCGGCGGGGGTGGCATGA
- a CDS encoding ABC transporter ATP-binding protein, whose protein sequence is MSLLEVKGLRRDYGALRAVDDVSFELEAGTILGFIGPNGAGKSTTMRIIATLDTPTAGQVTLDGHSLVDAPDKARPLIGYMPDRYGTYDDVTVLEFLDFFARAYGLQGQARTKRVASVMEFTGLLPLQDKLTSALSKGMKQRVALGRTLLHDPKLLILDEPADGLDPRARIELRELLRALADQGKAVLISSHILTELAEICDTCAIIEQGRLLATGKVADLLAQAAGASVVELMVRLFPGEEGEAVWARAERLLLEQPGVSQVAREGEALRVRLEPREEGTASSNQADAVAARLLAVLVGAGVPVCAFSHRERNLEDAFMHVTKGRVA, encoded by the coding sequence ATGAGCCTGTTGGAGGTGAAGGGGCTGCGGCGCGACTACGGCGCCCTGCGCGCGGTGGACGACGTGTCCTTCGAGCTGGAGGCGGGCACCATCCTGGGCTTCATCGGTCCCAACGGTGCCGGCAAGAGCACCACCATGCGCATCATCGCCACCCTGGACACGCCCACCGCGGGCCAGGTGACGCTGGACGGGCACTCGCTCGTGGACGCCCCGGACAAGGCGCGGCCGCTCATTGGCTACATGCCGGACCGCTATGGCACCTACGACGATGTCACCGTGCTCGAGTTCCTCGACTTCTTCGCGCGCGCCTATGGCCTCCAGGGCCAGGCCCGGACGAAGCGCGTGGCCTCGGTCATGGAGTTCACCGGGTTGCTCCCGCTCCAGGACAAGCTCACCAGTGCGCTCTCCAAGGGGATGAAGCAGCGCGTGGCGCTCGGGCGCACGCTGCTGCACGATCCGAAGCTGCTCATCCTCGACGAGCCGGCGGACGGCCTGGACCCACGTGCCCGGATCGAATTGCGCGAGCTGTTGCGCGCGCTCGCGGACCAGGGCAAGGCGGTGCTCATCTCCAGCCACATCCTCACCGAGCTGGCCGAGATCTGTGACACCTGCGCCATCATCGAGCAGGGTCGGCTGTTGGCCACGGGCAAGGTGGCGGACCTGCTCGCCCAGGCCGCTGGAGCGTCGGTGGTGGAGTTGATGGTGCGCCTCTTCCCGGGAGAGGAGGGCGAGGCGGTGTGGGCCCGCGCCGAGCGGCTGTTGTTGGAGCAACCCGGGGTGAGTCAGGTGGCCCGCGAGGGTGAAGCGTTGCGAGTCCGGCTGGAGCCCCGGGAGGAGGGAACGGCCTCCAGCAACCAGGCGGACGCGGTGGCGGCGCGGCTGCTGGCGGTACTGGTGGGGGCGGGCGTGCCCGTGTGCGCCTTCAGCCACCGCGAGCGCAACCTGGAGGATGCCTTCATGCACGTGACGAAGGGGAGGGTGGCGTGA